In one window of Amblyraja radiata isolate CabotCenter1 chromosome 29, sAmbRad1.1.pri, whole genome shotgun sequence DNA:
- the LOC116989640 gene encoding protein Largen-like, whose product MHDVQPKVKEQIMCIVKDLELVLGELKTVSTEMKEVVGQIDQLTSNLNLCEDINESYKSDTLDSSSSGVTVSTLEKSKDKAKLVIKPIPTSSAVLTVLRKSKPPPPPPRRTPVRVASPAKSTCTNNNLKTNGTNMHNGTHSTTDGLERNCDGCSARSDTSTRVPQSQLEADDKTKSLSNTFISQQSSKCVRYPSSTTKLEVPIQRKACTVNLCGCSARSQHNTCLHQRAPSICNSSSSTTNVATASHSKHQSAVRKPTSTTV is encoded by the exons ATGCACGATGTCCAGCCCAAAGTGAAAGAGCAGATTATGTGTATTGTGAAAGATCTGGAACTGGTTCTAGGGGAACTGAAGACTGTTTCCACTGAGATGAAAGAG GTGGTGGGACAAATAGACCAACTGACCTCAAACCTGAACCTGTGCGAGGATATAAATGAAAGTTACAAAAGTGATACCCTAGACAGCAGTTCCAGCGGAGTGACAGTATCGACTCTAGAGAAGTCCAAAGACAAGGCCAAACTGGTTATTAAACCTATACCAACATCAAGCGCTGTCCTAACAGTGCTTCGCAAATCCaaacctccacccccacccccacggagGACACCAGTCAGGGTGGCAAGCCCGGCAAAGTCAACTTGTACAAATAACAATCTCAAAACTAATGGCACCAACATGCACAATGGAACACATTCAACTACTGACGGTCTGGAGAGAAACTGTGACGGATGCAGTGCACGGTCTGACACTTCAACACGGGTGCCACAAAGTCAACTGGAAGCTGATGATAAAACCAAATCATTATCAAACACTTTTATCAGCCAGCAATCCTCAAAGTGCGTCCGTTATCCCAGCTCCACAACCAAACTTGAGGTTCCCATACAGAGGAAAGCTTGCACTGTTAATTTATGTGGTTGCAGTGCCAGATCACAACACAATACTTGTCTACACCAAAGAGCGCCATCAATCTGTAACAGCAGCTCTTCCACAACAAACGTAGCCACAGCATCACATTCAAAGCATCAATCCGCAGTCCGGAAGCCTACCTCTACAACAGTCTGA